In Glandiceps talaboti chromosome 14, keGlaTala1.1, whole genome shotgun sequence, a single genomic region encodes these proteins:
- the LOC144445297 gene encoding sodium-dependent proline transporter-like, whose product MSEGAKNKERGNWSGRLDFILSLIGYAVGLGNIWRFPSLCYRNGGGAFLIPYLIAMLICGMPLFFLEVALGQFSSEGPITAWKLCPLFKGVGCAMVIISAITTIYYNVVIAYTVFYFFASFGKSVPWATCGNDWNTEFCTKNVNGTVVNVSRTSPAEEYWTNYVLNINDGIENLGTVQWQLALCLLLSWIVVFLCLLKGVKTSGKVVYFTATFPYMVLVILLIRGATLPGAANGLKFFLIPKWESLLKAKVWGDAFSQIFYSLGPAWGGILTMASYNRFHHNILRDAIMVPLVNSGTSIFGGLAIFSVLGFMSHDLNRPIEDVVKSGPGLAFIMYAEALARIPLSPLWAILFFFMLFTLGLDTQFATIEGICSAIIDMFPRLLRKRKTLFILGFCIAQFLLGLPLVTRGGMYLLTVIDWYTGVIPLFIVGIFECIVISWIYGADAFYDDIAMMLGSRPNIWWRICWQGATPFSIVFIIIMTYVNYVPVYYGTYQYPPAGEIIGWLCAAASLIMIPLWMVIEYCVNSKGDGIIERLRSLVRPAADWGPALDECRTGKYARKLNMKEVELLPIEKQSPAQNGDNGIV is encoded by the exons ATGTCGGAAGGAGCGAAGAACAAAGAACGTGGGAACTGGAGTGGAAGGCTGGATTTTATACTTTCCCTCATCGGCTATGCTGTTGGTCTTGGTAATATATGGAGATTTCCTTCCCTGTGTTACAGGAATGGCGGAG GCGCTTTCCTGATCCCATATCTCATTGCCATGCTGATTTGTGGAATGCCTCTGTTTTTCCTGGAAGTCGCTCTGGGACAATTTAGCAGCGAAGGCCCGATTACAGCATGGAAATTGTGTCCACTGTTTAAAG GAGTTGGTTGTGCCATGGTAATTATCTCTGCAATAACGACCATATATTACAATGTCGTCATAGCATATACAGTTTTCTACTTTTTCGCTTCGTTTGGTAAATCTGTACCCTGGGCAACATGTGGTAACGACTGGAATACTGAATTCTGCACCAAAAACGTCAACGGGACCGTAGTGAATG TATCGAGGACAAGTCCAGCAGAAGAATACTGGAC GAATTACGtgttgaatattaatgatggaATCGAAAACCTGGGCACCGTTCAATGGCAATTAGCTCTCTGTCTTCTATTGTCATGGATTGTGGTGTTTTTATGTCTCTTGAAAGGGGTCAAGACGTCTGGAAAA GTTGTTTATTTCACTGCtacatttccatatatggtgtTGGTAATTTTATTAATACGAGGTGCAACTTTACCCGGTGCAGCTAATGGACTGAAGTTCTTCCTAATTCCAAAATGGGAGTCTCTGTTGAAAGCAAAG GTCTGGGGTGATGCTTTCTCACAAATCTTCTATTCTCTGGGACCAGCTTGGGGTGGAATCCTTACTATGGCTAGCTATAATCGATTCCATCACAATATACTAAG GGATGCTATTATGGTACCATTGGTAAACTCTGGAACAAGTATTTTTGGAGGTCTGGCTATCTTTTCCGTGTTAGGGTTTATGTCACATGATCTTAACCGCCCAATTGAAGACGTTGTCAAGTCTG GTCCTGGTTTGGCTTTCATTATGTATGCAGAGGCGTTAGCCCGTATTCCCTTATCTCCACTGTGGGCCATACTGTTCTTCTTCATGTTGTTTACGTTAGGACTTGATACTCAG TTTGCTACAATTGAAGGTATATGCAGTGCTATCATAGATATGTTCCCAAGGTTGTTGAGAAAACGTAAGACGTTGTTTATTCTGGGATTTTGCATTGCTCAGTTCTTACTTGGTTTACCATTGGTGACACGG GGCGGAATGTACCTGTTGACAGTGATAGACTGGTACACTGGTGTTATCCCTTTGTTCATAGTTGGCATATTTGAATGTATTGTCATCTCCTGGATCTATG GAGCTGATGCATTCTACGATGACATTGCCATGATGCTGGGATCACGACCGAATATTTGGTGGCGCATTTGCTGGCAAGGTGCAACACCATTTTCTATAGTG ttcatcatcatcatgacatATGTAAACTATGTACCAGTCTACTATGGTACATATCAGTACCCACCTGCTGGTGAAATCATCGGATGGTTATGTGCTGCCGCTTCTCTGATTATGATCCCTCTCTGGATGGTTATCGAATACTGTGTTAATAGCAAGGGAGATGGAATCATAGAG CGACTCAGATCACTGGTACGACCTGCTGCCGACTGGGGTCCAGCTTTGGACGAGTGTCGTACAGGGAAGTATGCTAGAAAGTTGAACATGAAGGAAGTGGAGTTATTGCCCATAGAAAAACAAAGCCCAGCGCAAAATGGAGATAATGGAATAGTTTAA
- the LOC144445760 gene encoding uncharacterized protein LOC144445760 — MCMDVEINRKTITSHSCSCKAGIAGSCAHILALVMSIQEWLLLGLRDIPEQISSTGRPQQWDKPRGSKITPEPASQMVICKPGKINRKRKPVMAEFVDTRTDAAKHNDLEILQGLKTPISYLCSGPSVMANTQYGPVPLGSALIYHAEFLSPIRGPVDSDTGCGDILFPKPSPIQTNSFDPHDWDELAMSQQEAVELEKQTVGQSNCQKWFEERARRLTASKFGRIMKRKAPVTDKFLQSLFQAKPFFSVPTNYGIANEKIAKQMFLKAHPEAHMHPIGLVVNPKFAFLAGTSDARVCMSQKTGIAETKCPFTARDMTIEEACRQQIDFCLELRDNKCTLKRKHEYWYQVQGQLMVTGAPYCLFIVYIPGKAFMWNILNPVRQPWMTCFRSYTTSMSDMHEGTLCLTDWMKPGVQHT, encoded by the exons ATGTGTATGGATGTTGAAATAAACCGGAAGACGATTACTTCGCACAGCTGTTCGTGTAAAGCTGG GATTGCTGGTTCATGTGCCCATATACTGGCTTTAGTAATGTCTATCCAAGAGTGGCTGTTGCTCGGTCTAAGAGATATTCCAGAACAAATATCTTCAACTGGCAGACCACAGCAGTGGGACAAACCAAGGGGATCTAAGATCACCCCAGAACCTGCATCCCAAATGGTTATTTGTAAGCCAGGGAAAATAAATCGTAAAAGGAAGCCAGTAATGGCAGAATTTGTTGATActag GACTGATGCTGCAAAACACAATGACTTGGAGATATTACAAGGTCTGAAAACTCCAATTTCATACCTCTGTAGTGGACCAAGTGTCATGGCCAATACACAATATGGCCCAGTTCCACTTGGTAGTGCTCTAATCTATCAC gcAGAATTCCTAAGTCCTATCAGAGGCCCTGTGGATAGTGATACAGGATGTGGTGACATCTTATTCCCAAAACCTTCTCCTATTCAAACCAATTCCTTTGATCCTCATGACTGGGATGAACTTGCAATGTCACAGCAAGAGGCAGTAGAATTAGAAAAACAAACAGTAGGACAATCAAATTGTCAAAAGTGGTTTGAAGAGAGGGCACGTCGACTTACAGCGTCAAAGTTTGGGCGAATTATGAAGCGAAAGGCACCAGTAACAGACAAATTTTTACAAAGTTTATTTCAAgctaaaccttttttttcagttcCGACAAATTATGGCATAGCAAATGAGAAAATAGCCAAGCAGATGTTCTTGAAAGCTCATCCTGAAGCTCATATGCACCCTATTGGTCTTGTAGTAAATCCTAAGTTTGCCTTTTTGGCCGGTACATCAGATGCTAGGGTGTGTATGAGCCAAAAAACAGGTATAGCTGAAACTAAATGTCCTTTCACAGCTCGGGATATGACCATTGAAGAGGCTTGTCGACAACAAATAGATTTTTGCTTGGAGTTGAGAGATAATAAATGCACATTGAAAAGGAAACATGAATACTGGTATCAGGTACAGGGCCAGCTTATGGTAACAGGGGCACCGTactgtttatttattgtttatatacCAGGAAAGGCCTTCATGTGGAACATATTGAACCCTGTCAGACAACCATGGATGACATGTTTCAGAAGTTACACCACTTCTATGTCAGACATGCACGAAGGTACATTATGtctcactgattggatgaaacCTGGAGTACAGCATACataa